The Gasterosteus aculeatus chromosome 17, fGasAcu3.hap1.1, whole genome shotgun sequence genome includes a window with the following:
- the LOC120835253 gene encoding translocon-associated protein subunit alpha has product MFNFGPKVLLLLLVAFPCGLVSFGQVSADSDSDEDIADDPEAAVDEEEDEEEMLVEEDQMQPSDRDEEDSDEAADKLLSSHPEADTTIIFMTGEEFPANEIVRFLVGFTNKGSQDFTVQSLEASFRYPQDYQFYIQNFTALPLSTVVQPQAQASFEYSFIPAQPMAGRPFGLVILLNYLDTEGNVFQTAIYNQTVNIIELEEGLDGETMFLYIFLAGLVSLMLFGIYQVLETRTKKRIPVKIERGTGGMNDVDISWIPQENLNIMNKASPKASPRKRTKRAAGTDQ; this is encoded by the exons ATGTTCAATTTCGGACCAAAAGTGCTGTTGCTGCTTCTCGTGGCCTTCCCCTGCGGGTTGGTGTCCTTCG GTCAAGTCTCCGCTGATTCCGACTCTGATGAGGACATTGCTGATGACCCAGAAGCTGCagtggatgaggaggaagatgaagaagagatGCTTGTTGAGGAAGATCAGATGCAACCGTCG GATAGAGACGAAGAAGACTCTGATGAAGCAGCTGACAAACTATTATCGTCTCACCCTGAAGCCGACACAACCATCATCTTCATGACAGGAGAAG AGTTTCCTGCCAACGAAATTGTGAGGTTCCTTGTGGGTTTCACCAACAAGGGAAGTCAGGATTTCACCGTTCAGTCGTTGGAGGCCTCCTTCCGTTACCCTCAAGACTACCAGTTCTACATCCAGAAC TTCACAGCGTTGCCTCTTAGCACTGTGGTGCAGCCGCAGGCTCAGGCCTCCTTCGAGTACTCCTTCATCCCAGCTCAGCCCATGGCAGGCCGCCCATTTGGTCTGGTTATCCTCCTCAACTATCTTGACACTGAG GGCAACGTGTTTCAGACTGCCATCTACAACCAGACGGTCAACATTATCGAGCTGGAAGAGGGACTGGACGGAGAAAC AATGTTCCTGTACATCTTCCTGGCTGGACTGGTGTCGCTGATGCTCTTTGGGATTTACCAGGTTCTGGAAACTCGGACG AAAAAGAGAATCCCTGTGAAAATAGAAAGGGGCACTGGTGGGATGAATGATGTGGACATCAGCTGGATTCCTCAGGAGAATCTCAATATCATGA ACAAAGCTTCTCCTAAAGCATCTCCACGGAAACGAACCAAGAGGGCAGCTGGAACAGACCAATAA
- the LOC144388941 gene encoding uncharacterized protein LOC144388941 isoform X1, with protein MGKCDNSTKLFGSESFCPPPEVIIGVVSTMLFLSLCWNIYCCISKHSSGKGFCKTSMRQSPQQMQDNPIYGNISYTQSSTTLCIGGDPQPSSSMRDQHRVNSESQDCYANLTVKAPRSQSGQVSSLTHYSDVVHLVELPESENEDEGNTDTVTTISDLYASVQSQRTKTVDTANSAEAYANHL; from the exons ATGGGAAAGTGTGACAATTCCACAAAACTCTTTG gTTCAGAATCTTTCTGCCCTCCGCCTGAGGTAATAATTGGCGTTGTCAGCACAATGCTATTTCTCTCACTATGTTGGAATATTTATTGCTGCATATCAAAACATTCCTCAG GAAAAGGGTTCTGTAAAACAAGCATGAGACAAAG CCCACAGCAGATGCAGGATAATCCTATTTATGGAAACATAAGCTACACCCAGTCAA GTACAACTTTGTGCATAGGAGGCGATCCTCAACCCTCTTCCTCCATGAGGGATCAACATAGAGTGAACTCTGAGTCACAG GACTGCTATGCCAACCTGACCGTGAAGGCTCCCAGGTCCCAATCTGGGCAGGTTTCTTCACTGACCCACTACTCTGATGTAGTTCATTTGGTGGAACTGCCAGAGTCAGAGAATGAGGATGAAGGCAACACTGACACCGTAACCACAATATCTGATCTGTATGCTTCCGTGCAAAGTCAGCGCACCAAAACTGTCGACACTGCAAACAGTGCAGAGGCCTACGCCAACCATCTCTGA
- the LOC144388941 gene encoding uncharacterized protein LOC144388941 isoform X2: MRQSPQQMQDNPIYGNISYTQSSTTLCIGGDPQPSSSMRDQHRVNSESQDCYANLTVKAPRSQSGQVSSLTHYSDVVHLVELPESENEDEGNTDTVTTISDLYASVQSQRTKTVDTANSAEAYANHL, translated from the exons ATGAGACAAAG CCCACAGCAGATGCAGGATAATCCTATTTATGGAAACATAAGCTACACCCAGTCAA GTACAACTTTGTGCATAGGAGGCGATCCTCAACCCTCTTCCTCCATGAGGGATCAACATAGAGTGAACTCTGAGTCACAG GACTGCTATGCCAACCTGACCGTGAAGGCTCCCAGGTCCCAATCTGGGCAGGTTTCTTCACTGACCCACTACTCTGATGTAGTTCATTTGGTGGAACTGCCAGAGTCAGAGAATGAGGATGAAGGCAACACTGACACCGTAACCACAATATCTGATCTGTATGCTTCCGTGCAAAGTCAGCGCACCAAAACTGTCGACACTGCAAACAGTGCAGAGGCCTACGCCAACCATCTCTGA
- the rh50 gene encoding rh50-like protein, protein MRGSTSLQVRLPALVLVSEVVMIVLYAVFVTYDDNANAKMQNNATNPMENSLYRDYPYFADVQVMIFVGFGCLLAFFRFYGFSGMVFNFLTATFAIQWAILVQGFFQFYYAGKIHLGVVNLLNAEFACAVVLISFGAVLGKTSPVQLLVMALLEIPLFSVTEWVVLKYIRITDAGGSILIHLFACYFGLGVTFMLYRPSLNKGHSKEMTSYQSDILSLMGTLFLWVFWPSFNSALTSKGDDQHRAVLHTFLGLSSSTITAFALSAVFNKRGKLTMADIQNVTLAGGVTVGASVDMMISPVAAYALGIMGCTACFFGYKYLTPFLANHMRIQDQCGIHNLHGLTGLISSLAGICAILLATEETYGPSMYQIFSHRAPPEGDPKLQELQRLIPGLKPGLGRTGQEQALYQVAAIFSTVAASAVGGLLTGWVMKLPFMAAPSDEDCFDDELFFDVPSDFARVEGLKTPASFEEKIQMSSMNTTVET, encoded by the coding sequence ATGCGTGGGTCTACAAGTCTGCAGGTGCGCCTGCCGGCGTTGGTGCTAGTGTCAGAGGTTGTTATGATAGTTCTTTATGCTGTTTTTGTCACTTATGATGATAACGCCAATGCAAAGATGCAAAACAATGCAACCAACCCGATGGAGAACTCCCTTTATCGAGACTACCCCTACTTCGCCGACGTGCAGGTGATGATCTTCGTAGGCTTCGGGTGCCTGCTGGCCTTCTTTCGATTCTATGGCTTCAGTGGAATGGTCTTCAACTTTCTGACGGCTACATTTGCGATCCAGTGGGCGATCCTGGTGCAGGGTTTCTTCCAGTTTTACTATGCTGGTAAAATTCACCTGGGAGTGGTCAACCTGCTGAATGCAGAGTTTGCCTGCGCTGTGGTGCTCATCTCTTTTGGAGCGGTTCTCGGTAAGACCAGTCCTGTTCAGCTGCTGGTCATGGCATTACTGGAGATTCCTCTCTTTTCTGTGACAGAGTGGGTTGTATTGAAATACATAAGAATCACGGATGCAGGTGGAAGTATTCTTATCCACCTGTTTGCCTGCTACTTTGGTCTAGGGGTGACGTTTATGCTGTACCGCCCAAGCCTAAATAAGGGACACTCTAAAGAGATGACTAGTTATCAATCTGACATCCTTTCTCTAATGGGAACCTTGTTTCTCTGGGTGTTCTGGCCTTCATTTAACTCTGCTCTGACCTCAAAGGGCGACGATCAACACAGAGCGGTTCTCCACACTTTTTTAGGTCTAAGCTCGTCCACCATCACTGCGTTTGCACTATCAGCAGTGTTCAACAAGAGAGGCAAGCTCACAATGGCTGATATTCAGAACGTGACTCTGGCAGGTGGCGTGACTGTTGGGGCTTCTGTGGACATGATGATTTCCCCTGTCGCCGCGTACGCCCTAGGCATCATGGGCTGCACTGCCTGTTTCTTTGGATACAAGTACCTGACCCCATTTCTGGCCAACCACATGAGGATCCAAGACCAGTGTGGCATTCACAACCTGCACGGACTCACTGGCCTTATATCATCCCTAGCCGGGATCTGTGCCATCCTCCTGGCCACTGAGGAAACCTACGGGCCCAGCATGTACCAGATCTTTTCCCACCGTGCTCCACCTGAGGGAGATCCAAAGCTCCAGGAACTGCAGAGGCTGATTCCCGGGTTGAAGCCAGGCTTGGGTCGTACTGGCCAGGAACAAGCTCTCTACCAGGTCGCCGCTATCTTCTCCACCGTCGCAGCCTCTGCAGTTGGTGGGCTGCTTACTGGTTGGGTCATGAAGCTGCCCTTCATGGCAGCACCATCTGATGAGGATTGCTTTGATGATGAGCTTTTCTTTGACGTGCCTTCTGACTTTGCCAGAGTTGAAGGGCTCAAGACCCCCGCAAGCTTTGAAGAAAAGATACAAATGAGCTCTATGAACACAACAGTCGAGACATAG